One region of Drosophila teissieri strain GT53w chromosome 2L, Prin_Dtei_1.1, whole genome shotgun sequence genomic DNA includes:
- the LOC122615115 gene encoding uncharacterized protein LOC122615115: MQKPALKLRRLFIITAVYIASLPGLTVGLRNVNVRIPSAVKRGDNALLICNYDIENDTLYTVKWYRGRREFYRYTPKENPAWKIFTKTNEIDVETAQSNASHVLLRNVPTSISGKFACEVSADAPTFDTSIVAADMEVVELPTQRPIITGIHSRYRLGDVVNGNCSSDYSKPAANLTWWINDIQVPPNYLRIYDVQRHVAEHLESSVLEINFVVTVHHFIKGRLKLKCSARIHEIYAQESEKLIEEDRPRFLASGRSPDMNMYPFDQPGDGDGHNELFLIHSNAACGPFAWHPILFLLLWPSYWVLGAWENWQNWLWNLLEVRHLGRAVR, from the exons GTCTCACTGTGGGGCTGCGGAACGTCAACGTTCGCATACCGTCCGCCGTTAAGCGTGGCGATAATGCGCTCTTAATCTGCAATTATGACATCGAGAACGACACGCTCTACACGGTGAAATGGTATCGGGGCAGGCGGGAGTTCTACCGCTATACGCCCAAGGAGAATCCGGCCTGGAAGATATTTACCAAAACGAACGAAATCGATGTCGAG ACTGCCCAATCGAATGCCAGCCACGTTCTCCTGCGAAATGTTCCCACCTCGATATCGGGCAAATTTGCCTGCGAAGTGTCCGCGGATGCACCCACCTTCGATACTTCCATCGTGGCCGCCGACATGGAGGTGGTTG AACTGCCCACCCAACGACCCATAATTACCGGCATCCATTCAAGATACCGTCTGGGGGACGTGGTGAATGGAAACTGCTCGTCGGATTACTCCAAGCCGGCTGCGAATCTCACCTGGTGGATCAACGACATACAGGTGCCACCCAATTACCTCCGCATCTACGACGTTCAGCGACACGTGGCGGAGCATCTGGAGTCGTCGGTTTTGGAGATCAATTTCGTGGTGACGGTGCATCACTTCATCAAGGGTCGCTTAAAG TTGAAATGTTCGGCAAGGATACACGAAATCTACGCGCAGGAAAGCGAAAAACTAATCGAGGAAGATCGTCCCAGGTTTCTGGCCTCTGGCAGATCGCCCGATATGAATATGTATCCATTCGATCAGCCGGGGGATGGAGACGGGCACAACGAACTATTCTTAATCCATTCAA ATGCGGCTTGCGGACCATTTGCCTGGCATCCGAttctgtttttgctgttgtggcCAAGTTATTGGGTTTTGGGCGCCTGGGAGAACTGGCAGAACTGGCTGTGGAACCTGTTGGAGGTTCGACATCTCGGCAGGGCGGTGCGGTGA
- the LOC122626173 gene encoding retinoid-inducible serine carboxypeptidase produces the protein MWCGALSIVCLLLGISEAREGFGPGEQDWGYVDVRDGAHMFYWLYYTTANVSSYTDRPLVLWLQGGPGGSSTTLGNFQELGPVDTNGEPREGNWVQHVNVLFIDNPVGSGFSYADNTSLLVTNNEELIDDLMSFMLHFYKLHKEFKTVPLHIFSESYGGKMAPALAIRLDEAMKAGELAQPGTLKSVTIGNPWISTRHISREHSKYMFVNGLIDEDGVALLDAQEERILSALKEREFNKATDEYSKWYDLMQQLTGEIYLYNTQTHLDPAEDRTYGYGDDFVNFIAEYVSDVLQINGSVFASQVMDVLSSLHGDRLKSEINTIPRLLNETSVKINIYSGQLDILVPTAATLALIKDWAWKNKSEYLQANRTAITINGILQGYEKVGGNFGMYWINRSGHMAPLDNPVAMQYVLKSVTRYDSDYTE, from the exons ATGTGGTGCGGCGCCCTGTCGATTGTGTGTCTCCTGCTCGGAATATCCGAGGCCCGCGAAGGATTTGGTCCTGGCGAGCAGGACTGGGGTTACGTGGACGTCCGCGATGGGGCGCACATGTTCTACTGGCTTTACTACACCACTGCCAATGTGAGCAGTTATACTGATCGACCGCTGGTCCTGTGGCTCCAGGGCGGACCTGGTGGCTCCTCCACGACGCTGGGAAACTTCCAGGAACTGGGACCCGTGGACACGAATGGCGAGCCGCGAGAGGGGAACTGGGTACAGCATGTCAACGTGCTGTTTATTGACAATCCCGTGGGATCGGGGTTTAGCTATGCGGATAACACCAGTCTGCTGGTTACCAACAATGAGGAGCTCATCGACGACCTCATGAGCTTCATGTTGCACTTCTATAAGTTGCACAAAGAGTTCAAGACTGTTCCCCTCCACATATTCTCGGAGAGCTATGGTGGCAAAATGGCCCCCGCCCTGGCCATCCGACTTGATGAAGCCATGAAGGCCGGTGAGCTGGCGCAGCCCGGAACTCTCAAGTCAGTGACTATCGGCAATCCCTGGATATCAACTCGGCACATCAGCCGGGAGCACTCCAAGTATATGTTCGTCAATGGTTTGATCGATGAGGATGGCGTGGCGCTTCTCGATGCCCAGGAGGAACGCATCTTAAGTGCCCTCAAGGAACGCGAGTTTAATAAGGCCACTGATGAGTATTCAAAGTGGTATGACCTCATGCAGCAGCTGACTGGAGAGATCTACCTTTACAACACACAGACCCACCTGGATCCTGCAGAGGACCGAACGTACGGCTACGGAGATGATTTCGTCAACTTTATAGCGGAATATGTGAGTGATGTCCTGCAGATCAACGGCTCTGTTTTTGCTTCACAGGTTATGGATGTGTTATCTAGCCTTCACGGAGATCGCCTGAAATCGGAAATTAATACGA tACCCCGCCTGCTGAACGAGACCTCCGTTAAGATCAATATTTATTCCGGCCAGTTGGACATTTTAGTGCCCACCGCAGCCACTTTGGCTCTGATCAAGGACTGGGCATGGAAAAACAAGTCGGAATACCTGCAGGCCAATCGCACTGCCATCACAATCAATGGCATACTGCAGGGTTACGAAAAGGTCGGAGGAAACTTCGGCATGTACTGGATAAATCGGTCGGGCCACATGGCCCCCCTAGATAATCCAGTTGCCATGCAGTACGTCCTCAAATCCGTTACTCGCTATGACAGCGACTATACCGAATAA
- the LOC122626203 gene encoding retinoid-inducible serine carboxypeptidase, which yields MHLNENKNHIWACALCFLLSLTCVQGRVGLGPGVQDWDYVEVREGAHLFYWLLYTTANVTHFTERPLVIWLQGGPGVASTGSGIFEQLGPIDIEGRTRDSSWVEHVNVLFVDSPVGTGFAYVEQHGRYARNNRQIALDLVELMKQFLKKYPDFRKVPLHIFSESYGGKMAPEFALELHLARKRDGLECELKSVVVGNPWTSPLDSILSYAPFLLQSGIVDDDGYRRISRLAGELATLVYGRKWLRALIKGTEVQDEIATSAGGVFLYNTQRRVHVDEVYRYGEDPQMSNFMRSNVTKALGLADMPVWMEQNSTVFERLSQDIFKPANHIVTKLLEETPIQVGIYSGILDLLCATPGTVNWIRRLKWSRSSEYAKAPRTAIRIDGMLEGYEKHGGRLSMFWVFRAGHLVQQDNPAAMAYILRYFTSYG from the exons ATGCACCTCAATGAGAATAAAAATCATATATGGGCGTGTGCCCTGTGTTTCTTGTTGTCACTGACCTGCGTgcaag GACGCGTTGGTCTGGGACCTGGAGTGCAGGATTGGGACTATGTGGAAGTTCGGGAGGGGGCTCACCTCTTTTACTGGCTGCTGTACACCACGGCCAATGTGACTCATTTCACTGAGCGGCCGCTCGTGATCTGGCTGCAAGGGGGGCCCGGAGTGGCCTCCACCGGCAGCGGGATCTTCGAGCAGTTGGGGCCCATCGACATCGAGGGAAGGACGCGGGACAGCAGTTGGGTGGAGCACGTGAATGTTCTGTTTGTGGACAGTCCGGTGGGCACGGGATTCGCTTACGTGGAGCAGCACGGCCGGTATGCCAGGAACAACAGGCAGATTGCCCTCGATCTCGTCGAGTTGATGAAGCAGTTTCTGAAGAAGTATCCCGATTTCCGAAAGGTGCCCCTGCATATATTCTCCGAGAGCTATGGCGGAAAAATGGCTCCCGAATTCGCGCTGGAACTgcatttggccagaaaaagggACGGCTTGGAGTGCGAACTGAAGTCAGTGGTGGTGGGCAATCCCTGGACCTCTCCACTGGACAGCATTTTGTCATATGCCCCCTTTCTGCTCCAATCGGGCATTGTGGATGATGACGGTTATCGTCGCATTTCGCGATTGGCCGGCGAATTAGCAACACTTGTTTATGGCAGGAAGTGGTTACGCGCCTTGATAAAGGGCACCGAAGTTCAGGATGAGATTGCCACCAGTGCGGGCGGCGTCTTTCTCTACAACACCCAGCGACGGGTGCACGTGGACGAGGTCTACCGGTACGGCGAAGACCCGCAAATGAGCAACTTCATGCGGTCCAACGTGACTAAGGCTCTGGGACTCGCCGATATGCCTGTGTGGATGGAACAAAACTCCACAGTCTTCGAACGACTCAGTCAGGATATTTTTAAGCCAGCGAATCATATTG TTACCAAATTGCTTGAGGAGACGCCGATACAGGTGGGCATTTACTCGGGCATCCTTGACCTACTGTGCGCAACGCCCGGCACCGTAAACTGGATTCGCCGACTGAAGTGGAGCCGCAGTTCGGAGTATGCCAAGGCACCCCGGACCGCCATTCGGATCGACGGGATGCTGGAGGGGTACGAGAAGCACGGCGGACGACTCAGTATGTTCTGGGTCTTTCGGGCGGGACATCTGGTACAGCAGGACAACCCAGCGGCCATGGCGTATATTCTAAGGTACTTCACCAGCTATGGGTAG
- the LOC122626189 gene encoding uncharacterized protein LOC122626189 isoform X2 — protein MLMHFVGPPGTTMEEDENSGTESYFDEGKNQSCTWSSAGKLSWTPVHLIDYKIFIAARRIQSFWRGYRVRKLLLQRWQAAIGIQCWWRGFRTRRILFEKVGRRLQGTILEHFHRAAIRIQALFRGWLVRKFIHDVRDLHRMQSSAAEDLINCLIHELHHIRKTDSLPGVISLRNAVCLSKVEKLLTAMIFRYHNVRVLLMVANTRSQREEYRRHFRDGRFLTQIPYSGPNFNELCYVRKEDHLLLKEVPRDLRYVEIVTEYEESQLHEHLRETHLRFDSRYLTGFIYLLFLRQCSKANRSH, from the exons ATGCTTATGCATTTTGTTGGGCCTCCTGGAACCACCATGGAAGAGGACGAGAACTCGGGTACTGAGTCATA CTTTGACGAGGGGAAAAATCAAAGTTGCACGTGGTCCTCGGCGGGAAAACTATCCTG GACCCCTGTGCACCTGATCGACTACAAGATATTCATTGCCGCTCGTCGCATCCAATCCTTCTGGCGTGGCTACCGCGTCCGAAAGCTGCTCCTTCAGCGCTGGCAGGCGGCAATTGGCATTCAGTGCTGGTGGCGCGGCTTTCGCACGCGGCGTATCCTGTTTGAAAAAGTGGGGCGACGGTTGCAGGGTACGATACTCGAACACTTCCACCGGGCGGCAATTCGCATTCAGGCTTTGTTTCGGGGATGGTTGGTCAGGAAGTTCATCCACGACGTGCGGGATCTGCACCGGATGCAATCCTCTGCCGCCGAGGATCTGATCAATTGCCTAATCCATGAGCTGCACCATATCAGAAAAACCGACTCCTTACCTGGGGTCATCTCGCTTCGAAATGCAGT CTGCCTTTCAAAAGTCGAGAAGCTTTTGACCGCTATGATATTTCGATATCACAACGTTCGCGTGTTATTGATGGTGGCCAACACGAGGTCCCAAAGAGAAGAATATCGCAGGCACTTTAGGGACGGCAGATTTCTTACCCAGATTCCCTATTCCGGACCCAACTTCAATGAACTATGTTATGTTAGGAAGGAAGATCATTTGCTACTTAAAGAAGTGCCTAGAGATCTGCGTTACGTCGAAATAGTCACCGAATACGAGGAGTCCCAACTGCACGAGCATTTAAGAGAAACCCATCTGCGATTTGATTCAC GATATTTAActggttttatatatttactttttctaagGCAATGTTCAAAGGCAAATAGATCACATTAA
- the LOC122615124 gene encoding uncharacterized protein LOC122615124: MKLKYQKKHQPLDPIKQALRKFARVLGKAFLYLGTPPLCPLHQASALNLLHCHYLGVCPVCALSSFSGSRTSCSSPYSSCCGNSTTSSAPCKSSTKSRRLNKGATKRSGIFGGNFEIRRHDNQTN; this comes from the exons atgaaattgaagtATCAAAAGAAACACCAGCCGCTCGACCCAATTAAACAAGCTCTTCGAAAATTTGCACGTG TACTTGGCAAGGCCTTTTTATACCTCGGCACCCCACCCCTGTGTCCACTCCACCAGGCCAGTGCGTTGAACCTACTGCACTGCCACTATCTTGGCGTCTGTCCAGTCTGCGCCCTGAGTTCCTTTTCAGGAAGCAGGACATCATGTTCGAGTCCGTATTCTTCGTGCTGCGGCAATTCTACAACTTCGTCTGCCCCATGCAAATCTTCTACGAAATCGAGGAGGCTGAACAAGGGGGCCACCAAGAGGAGTGGGATATTTGGAGGGAACTTTGAGATTCGACGGCATGACAACCAAACCAACTGA
- the LOC122626189 gene encoding uncharacterized protein LOC122626189 isoform X1 has protein sequence MLMHFVGPPGTTMEEDENSGTESYFDEGKNQSCTWSSAGKLSWTPVHLIDYKIFIAARRIQSFWRGYRVRKLLLQRWQAAIGIQCWWRGFRTRRILFEKVGRRLQGTILEHFHRAAIRIQALFRGWLVRKFIHDVRDLHRMQSSAAEDLINCLIHELHHIRKTDSLPGVISLRNAVCLSKVEKLLTAMIFRYHNVRVLLMVANTRSQREEYRRHFRDGRFLTQIPYSGPNFNELCYVRKEDHLLLKEVPRDLRYVEIVTEYEESQLHEHLRETHLRFDSRNVQRQIDHINEQELHLKRKFCADVIDRMRKWTLWSSTSASHKKNIYESRKNMPVFFRRAEHLMSDFCASNAEDLYNVISSYT, from the exons ATGCTTATGCATTTTGTTGGGCCTCCTGGAACCACCATGGAAGAGGACGAGAACTCGGGTACTGAGTCATA CTTTGACGAGGGGAAAAATCAAAGTTGCACGTGGTCCTCGGCGGGAAAACTATCCTG GACCCCTGTGCACCTGATCGACTACAAGATATTCATTGCCGCTCGTCGCATCCAATCCTTCTGGCGTGGCTACCGCGTCCGAAAGCTGCTCCTTCAGCGCTGGCAGGCGGCAATTGGCATTCAGTGCTGGTGGCGCGGCTTTCGCACGCGGCGTATCCTGTTTGAAAAAGTGGGGCGACGGTTGCAGGGTACGATACTCGAACACTTCCACCGGGCGGCAATTCGCATTCAGGCTTTGTTTCGGGGATGGTTGGTCAGGAAGTTCATCCACGACGTGCGGGATCTGCACCGGATGCAATCCTCTGCCGCCGAGGATCTGATCAATTGCCTAATCCATGAGCTGCACCATATCAGAAAAACCGACTCCTTACCTGGGGTCATCTCGCTTCGAAATGCAGT CTGCCTTTCAAAAGTCGAGAAGCTTTTGACCGCTATGATATTTCGATATCACAACGTTCGCGTGTTATTGATGGTGGCCAACACGAGGTCCCAAAGAGAAGAATATCGCAGGCACTTTAGGGACGGCAGATTTCTTACCCAGATTCCCTATTCCGGACCCAACTTCAATGAACTATGTTATGTTAGGAAGGAAGATCATTTGCTACTTAAAGAAGTGCCTAGAGATCTGCGTTACGTCGAAATAGTCACCGAATACGAGGAGTCCCAACTGCACGAGCATTTAAGAGAAACCCATCTGCGATTTGATTCAC GCAATGTTCAAAGGCAAATAGATCACATTAACGAGCAAGAACTGCATTTGAAGCGTAAGTTCTGCGCAGATGTCATAGACCGTATGCGAAAATGGACCTTATGGAGTAGCACCAGTGCTAGCcataagaaaaatatttatgaaagtCGAAAAAATATGCCAGTATTTTTCCGGAGAGCGGAGCATCTGATGAGTGATTTCTGCGCCAGCAACGCCGAAGATCTCTACAATGTCATAAGCTCCTATACTTAA